One stretch of Gadus macrocephalus chromosome 12, ASM3116895v1 DNA includes these proteins:
- the palm1a gene encoding paralemmin 1a, with the protein MEAPDVQQEKLQGAAERRRQTETEEKRRQLEQYRRHLQHIKSATLRERWLLEGAPPAGGEEERQLESSISRLEEEVLCLESGSTRPYETMIGYSVKEVGGADLTAFSDGGTLQPSDGGTLQPSDGGTLQPSDAGTLQPSDAGTLQPSGGGTLQPSDGGTLQPSDGGTLQPSGGGTLQPSDGGTLQPSDGGTLQPSDGGTLQPSDGGTLQPSDGGTLQPSDGGTLQPSDGGTLQPSDGGTLQPSDGGTLQSSDGLNQRQSSAPPDSLLKAAMYSVEIRVERDRATGETRVLSSNTLLPVDLSLHGVKVYEDRTRVVHEVNGENDVQPLSFLEVEDLILKADQVSMEPHPAGPAPTHHPAGPAPTHHSPAGPAPAHNPDGPAHHPAGPAPAHQPDGPAPSRPPASGIQEVPQKSRQKSRQKSRQKPRQKAPQSPVEARGPQPEAELAGASEEHPVTMVFMGYQSVEDQDQTSRVLGLEGTVTAELVLIEDNEGRTPPGASPQGPEGEPLVGGASVGGASVGGPSMGGPLMEGLSVGGASKQTVEPNGRSLSSSLPHPKAAEGGASEGGASEGGASEGGASEVHQQEREKQPCKCCIIM; encoded by the exons ATGGA GGCTCCAGATGTACAACAGGAGAAACTGCAAGGGGCAGCa gagaggaggagacagacagagacagaggagaagaggaggcagCTGGAGCAGTACCGGAGACACCTCCAGCACATCAAG TCCGCCACGCTGCGGGAGCGCTGGCTGCTGGAGggggcgccccctgcaggcgggGAGGAGGAACGCCAGCTGGAGAGCAGCATCAGCAG ACTGGAAGAGGAAGTGCTGTGTTTGGAGTCTGGAAGTACAAGACCATATGAGact aTGATTGGGTACTCAGTAAAAG AGGTGGGCGGAGCTGACCTGACAG CGTTCTCAGACGGTGGGACGTTGCAGCCCTCTGACGGTGGGACGTTGCAGCCCTCTGACGGTGGGACGTTGCAGCCCTCAGACGCTGGGACGTTGCAGCCCTCAGACGCTGGGACGTTGCAGCCCTCTGGCGGTGGGACGTTGCAGCCCTCTGACGGTGGGACGTTGCAGCCCTCTGACGGTGGGACGTTGCAGCCCTCTGGCGGTGGGACGTTGCAGCCCTCAGACGGTGGGACGTTGCAGCCCTCTGACGGTGGGACGTTGCAGCCCTCTGACGGTGGGACGTTGCAGCCCTCTGACGGTGGGACGTTGCAGCCCTCAGACGGTGGGACGTTGCAGCCCTCTGACGGTGGGACGTTGCAGCCCTCTGACGGTGGGACGTTGCAGCCCTCTGACGGTGGGACGTTGCAGCCCTCAGACGGTGGGACGTTGCAGAGCTCTGACGGTTTGAATCAGCGGCAATCTTCTGCTCCTCCGGACTCTCTGTTGAAAGCAG ccaTGTACTCCGTAGAGATCAGGGTGGAGCGGGACCGGGCGACCGGGGAGACCAGAGTCCTCTCCTCCAACACGCTGCTTCCTGTTGACCTCTCGCTCCACGGGGTCAAAGTCTACGAGGACCGGACCCGAG TGGTCCACGAGGTCAACGGGGAGAATGATGTTCAACCACTGAGCTTCTTGGAGGTGGAGGATCTCATCCTGAAGGCCGACCAAGTGTCCATGGAGCCGCACcctgctggccccgcccccacccaccaccctgctggccccgcccccacccaccactct cctgctggccccgcccccgcccacaACCCTgatggccccgcccaccaccctgctggccccgcccccgcccaccaacctgatggccccgcccccagccggCCCCCTGCCTCTGGGATCCAAGAGGTCCCTCAGAAGTCTCGTCAGAAGTCTCGTCAGAAGTCTCGTCAGAAGCCTCGTCAGAAGGCTCCTCAGAGCCCGGTGGAGGCCAGGGGCCCCCAGCCGGAGGCGGAGCTGGCGGGGGCCAGTGAGGAGCACCCTGTGACCATGGTGTTCATGGGGTACCAGAGCGTGgaagaccaggaccagaccagCAGGGTCCTGGGGCTGGAGGGCACCGTGACGGCTGAGCTGGTCCTGATAGAAGACAATGAGGGGAGGACCCCCCCGGGGGCCAGCCCCCAGGGGCCGGAGGGCGAGCccctggtgggcggggcctcggtgggcggggcctcggtGGGGGGGCCCTCGATGGGGGGGCCCTTGATGGAGGGGCTCTCGGTGGGGGGGGCCTCCAAACAGACTGTGGAGCCAAATGGCCGCAGCCTTTCCTCCAGCCTGCCCCACCCCAAGGCAGCAGAGGGAGGAGCCTCAGAGGGAGGAGCCTCAGAGGGAGGAGCCTCAGAGGGAGGAGCCTCAGAGGTCCACCaacaggagagggagaagcagcCGTGCAAATGCTGCATCATTATGTGA
- the plppr3b gene encoding LOW QUALITY PROTEIN: phospholipid phosphatase-related protein type 3 (The sequence of the model RefSeq protein was modified relative to this genomic sequence to represent the inferred CDS: inserted 3 bases in 2 codons; substituted 2 bases at 2 genomic stop codons), whose product MMMKMKMAPKDGLTLLPCFYFVELPIVASSMLSLYLLELQPAQGGYRCHQPSLSLPYVGPGTEAVPLLMLLSLAFAGPAATIMVGEGXGXVYALHRPAGGCSFNSFLRRTVRFVGVHVFGLCATALVTDVLQLSTGYHAPFFLTVCQPNYTLLSVPCDLNPFIHQDICSGHDRHAILTARKTFPSQHATLAAFAAVYVSMYLDQAVPACPRLLKPVLVLGFWLAAGLAGLTQVTQHRSHAHDVWAGGLIGAFIAVYLACHAVGNFRPLEAAAPGGPAPXPDALRALAERGHDSVYNXGPASASQSNDQICGAPGGAEGAPGGAEGAPGSGGGPARGGPAGGLQRASLEAELRAPRETMVTMVTFSHTLPRAGQAPKEPGSAWQQRATDPKERGGH is encoded by the exons atgatgatgaagatgaagatggcTCCTAAAGACGGCCTTACGCTGCTTCCCTGCTTCTACTTTGTGGAG CTCCCCATCGTAGCGTCCTCCATGCTGTCGCTGTACCTGCTGGAGCTCCAGCCCGCCCAGGGGGGGTACCGCTGCCACCAGCCCAGCCTCAGCCTCCCCTACGTGGGCCCGGGCACGGAGGCCGTCCCCCTGCTGATGCTGCTCAGCCTCGCCTTCGCTGGACCCGCTGCCACG ATCATGGtgggggagggttagggttaggtctaCGCCCTCCACAGGCCCGCAGGGGGCTGCAGCTTCAACTCCTTCCTCAGGAGAACCGTGCGCTTCGTAG GCGTCCATGTGTTCGGGCTGTGTGCGACGGCTCTGGTCACGGATGTCCTCCAGCTCTCCACCGGGTACCACGCCCCGTTCTTCCTGACCGTGTGCCAGCCCAACTACACCCTGCTCAGTGTCCCTTGTGACCTCAACCCCTTCATCCACCAGGACATCTGCTCCGGGCACGACCGGCACGCTATCCTCACCGCCAG GAAGACATTCCCATCCCAGCATGCAACTCTGGCAGCCTTCGCTGCTGTTTATGTTTCT ATGTACCTGGACCAGGCGGTTCCGGCTTGCCCGCGGCTGCTGAAGCCGGTCCTGGTGTTGGGGTTCTGGCTGGCGGCCGGCCTGGCGGGGCTGACCCAGGTGACGCAGCACCGCAGCCACGCCCACGACGTCTGGGCTGGGGGCCTCATCGGGGCCTTCATCGCTGTCTACCTG GCCTGTCATGCTGTGGGTAACTTCCGGCCCCTGGAGGCggcggcccccgggggcccggcccc ccccGACGCCTTGAGGGCCCTCGCCGAGCGCGGCCACGACTCGGTCTACA AGGGACCCGCCTCCGCCTCCCAGAGCAACGACCAGATCTGTGGGGCCCCCGGTGGGGCGGAGGGGGCCCCCGGTGGGGCGGAGGGGGCCCCGGGGTCGGGCGGGGGGCCCGCGAGGGGGGGGCCCGCGGGGGGCCTGCAGagggccagcctggaggcggagctcaGGGCCCCCAGGGAGACCATGGTGACCATGGTGACCTTCAGCCACACCCTGCCCCGCGCCGGCCAGGCCCCCAAGGAGCCGGGGTCGGCATGGCAACAGAGAGCGACGGACccgaaggagagaggggggcactGA